A single Prevotella sp. E15-22 DNA region contains:
- a CDS encoding aspartate carbamoyltransferase regulatory subunit, giving the protein MNKKERLVAAIQHGTVIDHIPTDKTYQVASILGLFSLQTPVTIGFNYPSKKVGCKGIIKVSDKFFTDDEISRLSVVAPNVILSIIRDYEVVEKKAVVTPNEIRGIVKCNNPKCITNNEPMPTHFHVQDGILTCHYCEKEQEISKVELV; this is encoded by the coding sequence ATGAATAAGAAGGAAAGATTAGTGGCTGCCATTCAGCATGGCACCGTTATCGACCACATACCCACTGACAAGACTTATCAAGTGGCCTCAATTCTTGGACTGTTCAGTCTGCAAACACCTGTCACCATAGGTTTTAACTACCCATCAAAGAAAGTGGGATGCAAGGGTATTATCAAGGTGTCGGACAAGTTCTTTACCGACGACGAAATCTCTCGCCTGTCAGTGGTGGCTCCCAACGTTATTCTGAGCATCATCCGCGACTATGAAGTGGTTGAGAAGAAAGCTGTGGTGACACCCAATGAGATTCGTGGTATCGTAAAGTGCAACAACCCCAAATGCATCACAAACAACGAGCCAATGCCCACACATTTCCATGTTCAGGATGGCATTCTTACTTGCCACTACTGTGAAAAAGAACAGGAAATCAGTAAGGTAGAATTGGTATAG
- a CDS encoding alpha-amylase family glycosyl hydrolase yields MALNKIIIYQIFTRLYGHRNNNPKVNGTIEENGCGKLNDFTPSVLKKIRELGVTHIWYTGIIRHATMTDYTRYGIPRQHPAVVKGRAGSPYAITDYYDIDPDLAVDVDKRMEEFEKLVSRTHRAGLKMIIDFVPNHVARQYKSICKPQSVRDLGEDDHTDEGFNPVTNNFYYCVGQSFMPYFDLYHGEVEPYSEMPAKATGNDCFSNAPGCNDWYETVKLNYGVDYYAGGIGYFDPVPNTWEKMLHILLFWASKGVDAFRCDMAEMVPAEFWAWATAKVREKYPDIRFIGEVYNPALYRRYISSGFDYLYDKVGMYDAMRDVICHRRNTDAITWAWQQTDDIRDHMLYFLENHDEQRVASDFFAGAGEKAIPAFVVSALLQQNPLMIYFGQEWGERGMDAEGFSGRDGRTTIFDYWSLDMRFTPLTLVYNKVLDIALHEKAISQGLTFDVMYVNRQYHRQYAFLRKADKDVLLVVVNFDDVPMTMNLTVPSHAFDYLGLQEKCYQAIDLLSGQHVSLAFMRDCQVAIPLEARGSVVYKFK; encoded by the coding sequence ATGGCATTGAATAAAATAATCATCTATCAGATTTTTACCCGTCTTTATGGTCATCGTAACAATAACCCCAAAGTTAATGGTACGATAGAGGAAAACGGATGTGGAAAACTGAACGACTTCACGCCCAGCGTCCTGAAGAAAATCAGGGAGTTGGGCGTGACTCATATTTGGTATACTGGTATCATTCGTCACGCCACGATGACCGATTATACCCGTTACGGCATTCCCCGTCAGCATCCTGCAGTTGTGAAGGGTAGGGCAGGTTCGCCTTATGCCATTACAGACTATTACGACATTGATCCAGATTTGGCTGTTGATGTAGACAAGCGCATGGAGGAATTCGAGAAACTTGTTAGTCGAACCCATCGTGCCGGCTTGAAGATGATTATTGACTTCGTGCCAAATCATGTGGCTCGACAGTATAAGAGCATTTGTAAGCCACAAAGTGTACGTGATCTAGGTGAAGACGATCATACAGACGAAGGATTTAATCCTGTAACGAATAATTTTTATTATTGTGTAGGTCAGTCGTTTATGCCATATTTTGACCTCTATCATGGAGAGGTTGAACCCTATTCGGAAATGCCAGCCAAGGCTACAGGCAATGATTGTTTTAGCAATGCTCCCGGTTGCAATGATTGGTATGAGACCGTGAAATTGAACTATGGCGTGGATTATTATGCTGGCGGCATAGGGTACTTTGATCCTGTTCCCAATACTTGGGAGAAAATGCTTCATATTCTGCTTTTCTGGGCTTCTAAGGGTGTTGATGCATTTCGTTGCGATATGGCTGAGATGGTACCAGCGGAGTTTTGGGCCTGGGCAACAGCTAAGGTTCGCGAGAAGTATCCCGATATCCGTTTTATTGGCGAGGTGTATAATCCTGCGTTGTATCGTCGTTATATCAGCTCTGGATTTGATTATCTCTACGACAAAGTAGGAATGTATGATGCCATGCGTGATGTAATCTGTCATCGTCGTAATACCGATGCCATCACATGGGCTTGGCAGCAGACCGATGATATACGTGACCATATGCTCTATTTCCTGGAGAATCACGATGAGCAACGTGTTGCTAGTGACTTCTTTGCTGGAGCTGGCGAGAAAGCTATTCCCGCTTTTGTGGTCTCAGCTTTGCTACAGCAGAATCCTTTGATGATTTATTTCGGTCAGGAATGGGGTGAGCGTGGTATGGATGCTGAGGGATTCAGTGGGCGGGATGGTCGCACCACGATTTTTGATTATTGGTCGTTGGATATGCGTTTTACGCCCTTAACACTAGTTTATAATAAGGTGCTTGACATCGCCCTTCATGAGAAAGCTATCTCACAAGGTCTTACCTTTGACGTGATGTATGTTAATCGTCAGTATCATCGTCAATATGCCTTCTTGCGTAAGGCTGACAAGGACGTATTGCTTGTAGTGGTCAACTTCGACGATGTACCCATGACGATGAATCTTACCGTTCCGTCTCATGCTTTTGATTATCTGGGACTTCAAGAAAAGTGCTATCAAGCTATAGATCTCCTTTCTGGTCAGCACGTCTCGCTTGCTTTCATGCGTGATTGTCAGGTAGCCATACCTCTTGAAGCGCGTGGGTCTGTAGTATATAAGTTTAAATAG
- the pyrB gene encoding aspartate carbamoyltransferase has translation MDKHNFVTIADLTREKILYMIEMAQEFEKHPNRELLKGKVVATLFFEPSTRTRLSFETAANRLGARVIGFADPKVTSGTKGETLKDTILMVSNYADVIVMRHYIEGAAQYASEVAPVPIVNAGDGAHQHPSQCMLDLYSIYKTQGTLENLNIYLVGDLKYGRTVHSLLMAMRHFNPTFHFVAPKELAMPKEYKLYCDEHGIKYQEHTAFNEKVIADADILYMTRVQKERFSDLMEYERVKNVYVLNNDLLRSAKPNMKILHPLPRVNEIAYEVDDNPHAYYIQQAGNGLFAREAIFCDVLGITLEQVKNDKTIIE, from the coding sequence ATGGACAAACATAATTTCGTCACCATTGCCGACCTCACTCGTGAGAAGATACTCTACATGATTGAGATGGCACAGGAGTTTGAAAAGCATCCTAACCGCGAACTGCTCAAAGGCAAAGTGGTTGCAACACTGTTCTTTGAGCCTAGTACTAGAACCCGTCTTTCTTTCGAAACAGCAGCCAACAGACTTGGTGCACGTGTCATAGGCTTTGCCGATCCAAAAGTGACCAGTGGCACTAAAGGCGAAACGCTGAAAGATACTATTCTCATGGTATCAAACTACGCCGACGTCATCGTGATGCGTCACTATATCGAGGGCGCTGCACAATACGCATCAGAGGTTGCTCCTGTGCCTATTGTCAATGCTGGCGATGGTGCCCATCAGCATCCCTCACAATGCATGCTCGACCTCTACTCAATTTATAAGACACAGGGGACACTCGAGAATCTAAACATTTATCTGGTAGGCGACTTAAAATATGGCCGTACGGTTCATTCGTTACTCATGGCCATGCGACATTTTAATCCCACATTCCACTTCGTAGCGCCAAAAGAACTAGCCATGCCCAAAGAGTATAAACTATACTGCGACGAGCACGGCATCAAATATCAGGAGCACACGGCCTTCAACGAGAAGGTAATTGCTGATGCCGATATCCTATACATGACACGCGTACAGAAAGAACGCTTCTCTGACCTGATGGAATACGAACGTGTAAAGAACGTATATGTGCTGAACAACGACTTGCTTCGCTCGGCAAAGCCCAACATGAAGATTCTCCATCCATTACCTCGCGTCAACGAAATTGCCTATGAAGTTGACGATAACCCACACGCCTATTATATCCAACAGGCAGGCAATGGCCTCTTTGCCCGTGAAGCAATCTTCTGCGACGTTTTGGGCATCACGCTGGAACAAGTGAAGAACGATAAAACAATCATTGAATAA
- a CDS encoding amidohydrolase: protein MQKKIAFFQIKNVIFATMMKTAIVQHAIRWNESQWNLQHLDALLAKAPKADLYVLAETFSTGFMPKTTLNTVGYDVLEWMIHTASCLDAAIAGSVAITDDDGQLRNRLFFVKPDGTYDYYDKRHLFSYAGETNDYVPGDRRVVIEWRGVRFLLQVCYDLRFPVFSRNKNDYDAMIFVANWPESRRDVWKTLLKARAFENQCYVVGVNCVGNDKNCTYSGDSQILNAYGHIIAQCEPEKEEIAVASIDMETLQRFRQKFPVLKDADTFVVIS, encoded by the coding sequence ATGCAAAAGAAAATAGCGTTTTTTCAGATAAAAAATGTTATCTTTGCAACCATGATGAAGACAGCTATCGTACAACATGCTATTCGTTGGAACGAGTCCCAGTGGAACCTCCAACATTTAGATGCCTTGCTTGCAAAAGCTCCCAAGGCAGATCTTTATGTGCTGGCTGAGACGTTCTCAACAGGATTCATGCCTAAAACAACTTTAAATACAGTCGGTTATGACGTCCTTGAGTGGATGATACACACAGCTAGTTGCCTGGATGCAGCAATAGCGGGCAGTGTGGCCATAACCGATGATGATGGACAGCTTCGTAATCGACTCTTCTTTGTGAAGCCTGATGGTACATATGATTACTACGACAAGCGACATTTATTCAGCTATGCAGGCGAGACAAACGACTATGTGCCTGGGGACAGACGTGTGGTGATAGAATGGCGAGGCGTACGATTTCTGTTGCAAGTGTGTTATGATTTACGTTTTCCTGTTTTTTCGCGTAACAAAAACGATTATGATGCGATGATTTTCGTGGCCAATTGGCCTGAGAGTCGTAGAGATGTTTGGAAAACGTTGTTAAAGGCGCGTGCGTTTGAGAATCAGTGTTATGTGGTCGGTGTTAACTGTGTAGGGAATGACAAGAATTGTACTTATTCTGGTGATTCACAGATATTGAATGCCTATGGTCACATAATAGCTCAATGTGAGCCAGAGAAAGAAGAAATCGCTGTAGCGTCCATTGATATGGAGACATTACAGCGATTTCGTCAAAAGTTTCCTGTGTTGAAGGATGCCGACACCTTCGTCGTCATCTCTTAA
- a CDS encoding inositol monophosphatase family protein has translation MNERIKLEELTRKVCEIAKQAGAYIREERRKFSLQNVERKHAHDYVSYVDKGSEEKIVCALRKLLPEAGFITEEGTTKVNDSSSVERQSSDFIWVVDPLDGTTNFIHQYAPYAVSIALLHGKEVLVGVVYEVCHDECYYAWKGGGAYMDGTPLQVSDQKIQDALLCLQLPYNSDAYKPIINHLISHFYGQVGSIRMCGSAAMALCYVASGRYDGYAEKYIGQWDFMAGALIVKEAGGMVTNYEGSDDFTQGNNVVATNGVIQPDLLNVIKTA, from the coding sequence ATGAATGAACGAATAAAATTGGAAGAGCTGACGAGAAAAGTATGTGAGATAGCAAAGCAGGCAGGAGCCTATATCAGAGAAGAAAGGCGAAAATTCTCGTTGCAGAATGTGGAACGTAAGCATGCACACGACTATGTGTCGTATGTTGACAAAGGCTCGGAGGAGAAAATCGTGTGCGCTCTTCGAAAACTTTTGCCCGAGGCGGGATTCATAACGGAAGAGGGGACAACGAAGGTAAACGATAGTTCGTCTGTTGAGCGTCAATCCTCAGATTTTATATGGGTAGTGGATCCTTTGGATGGCACTACGAACTTTATTCACCAGTATGCACCTTATGCCGTTAGTATCGCTCTGTTACATGGAAAAGAGGTGCTAGTAGGTGTGGTTTATGAGGTGTGCCACGATGAGTGCTATTATGCTTGGAAGGGTGGTGGAGCCTATATGGATGGAACACCCTTGCAAGTTAGTGACCAGAAGATTCAGGATGCATTACTCTGTTTGCAGTTACCTTATAACAGTGATGCCTACAAACCCATAATTAATCATTTGATAAGCCATTTCTATGGTCAGGTGGGTAGTATTCGCATGTGTGGTTCGGCAGCCATGGCATTATGTTATGTGGCTTCAGGTCGCTATGATGGTTATGCAGAGAAGTATATTGGTCAATGGGACTTCATGGCAGGTGCACTGATTGTGAAAGAGGCCGGCGGCATGGTGACAAACTATGAGGGGAGTGACGACTTTACGCAGGGTAATAATGTCGTGGCTACGAATGGCGTGATTCAGCCAGATTTGTTGAACGTGATAAAAACTGCATAA
- a CDS encoding endonuclease/exonuclease/phosphatase family protein: MAKKGVIKYISFMFLLITTLIAIFTLFGLFGGTADPAKGTAMAMLVYILPFLIAGNIITAVCWAIRRRWHWMAIPVVTLLCCIPYLGTVYQLGVFHNGETERSGIKVATYNVALFGRETSGFKALDILAEMKRDNIDILCMQEYLDTSGDKINSNSYKEYFPYFCFGRSDMIIYSRYPIARHDVIDFGATNNSGMWADIDINGRIVRVFNVHLETTGFNGVLHRAAKMEMKGQSVEDNALISAIYGNYTRGMAIRARQADLVAEEIRQSQYPAIVCGDFNDVPYSYVYNTMLGDLIDGFKECGKGLMYTYTGKKIVRIDYIFHDQQFEGETYYKTDLTYSDHYPVFMKILF, from the coding sequence ATGGCAAAAAAAGGCGTCATTAAGTACATTTCATTCATGTTCTTGCTCATCACAACGCTGATAGCAATCTTCACTCTTTTTGGTCTTTTCGGTGGCACGGCCGACCCCGCTAAGGGTACAGCCATGGCAATGCTCGTATACATACTGCCATTTCTTATTGCTGGCAATATCATTACAGCCGTCTGTTGGGCCATTCGTCGTCGCTGGCATTGGATGGCCATCCCCGTGGTCACCCTTCTATGTTGCATTCCCTATCTTGGTACAGTATATCAGTTGGGGGTCTTCCACAACGGCGAGACCGAACGCTCAGGCATCAAGGTTGCCACCTATAACGTAGCACTCTTCGGCCGAGAGACATCTGGCTTCAAAGCCTTGGATATTCTTGCCGAGATGAAGCGCGACAACATCGACATTCTCTGCATGCAAGAATACCTTGACACCAGTGGTGATAAGATAAACTCTAACAGCTACAAGGAGTATTTCCCATATTTCTGCTTCGGTCGAAGCGACATGATTATTTACAGTCGATACCCCATTGCGCGCCACGACGTTATCGACTTCGGGGCTACGAACAATAGTGGTATGTGGGCCGACATTGATATCAATGGCCGAATCGTTCGCGTGTTCAACGTACATTTGGAGACCACAGGTTTCAACGGCGTGCTTCATCGCGCAGCAAAAATGGAGATGAAAGGCCAGTCGGTTGAGGATAATGCCTTGATAAGTGCCATCTATGGCAACTACACACGAGGAATGGCTATCCGTGCACGCCAAGCCGACCTTGTTGCGGAGGAGATACGCCAGTCACAGTATCCGGCTATTGTCTGTGGTGATTTTAACGATGTGCCTTATTCCTATGTCTACAACACCATGCTTGGCGACCTTATTGATGGTTTCAAGGAATGCGGAAAAGGTCTGATGTATACCTATACAGGCAAAAAGATTGTCCGTATAGACTACATCTTCCATGACCAACAGTTTGAAGGCGAGACTTACTATAAGACCGACCTCACCTACTCAGACCACTATCCTGTGTTTATGAAAATACTCTTTTAA
- a CDS encoding ATP-binding protein, translating into MSLDEKKILEQKYSETVQKLEIANAQLKQANQKLKEYEEKAAKAEKASQMKSLFLANMSHEIRTPLNAIEGFSRVMAETDSQEERLNYMEIIESNNSRLLSLVNEILDLSRVESGEIVIKKNPTDLNMLMNSIKQLFKFRCPETVILNWKKPELPAVMNTDENRLTQVFSNLISNALKHTPRGTISYGYRLINNTEEIEFYVADTGSGIDPKFIDHIFDTYASKDAEQQRGFGLGLALCRIIVEKMGGHIEVKSTLGEGSVFTFTMPFTGNVGGMSISNRSANNMRTLRVSNHPDQKAMKTILVAEDEESNFELVRIVLQKRYNLLRAHNGIEAVTMYEEDKPDLILMDIRMPEMDGLDATRIIKEVNQDVPIIALSAFAFPENIREAKAAGCNDFMAKPFKVEDLIELIKHYIGS; encoded by the coding sequence ATGAGTTTGGACGAAAAGAAGATATTAGAACAAAAGTATTCTGAGACAGTTCAAAAACTGGAAATCGCCAATGCACAGTTGAAACAGGCGAACCAGAAATTGAAAGAATACGAGGAGAAGGCGGCTAAAGCAGAAAAAGCCAGCCAGATGAAGTCGTTGTTCTTGGCAAACATGTCCCATGAGATTCGTACTCCCCTCAATGCCATTGAGGGATTTTCTCGTGTGATGGCCGAAACTGACTCTCAGGAAGAGCGTCTAAACTACATGGAGATTATTGAGAGCAATAATAGCCGCCTGCTTAGTTTGGTCAACGAAATCCTTGACCTCTCACGTGTGGAGTCTGGCGAAATTGTCATCAAGAAGAATCCAACCGATCTAAACATGCTGATGAACAGTATCAAACAGCTGTTTAAGTTCCGTTGTCCCGAAACAGTTATTCTCAACTGGAAGAAACCAGAGCTTCCCGCTGTGATGAATACCGATGAGAATCGCCTAACACAGGTTTTCTCAAATCTCATTTCCAATGCATTGAAACACACTCCACGCGGAACTATCTCTTACGGCTATCGACTTATTAACAACACCGAGGAGATTGAATTCTACGTGGCAGACACCGGTTCGGGCATTGATCCAAAGTTTATTGACCACATCTTCGACACATATGCATCGAAGGATGCCGAGCAACAACGTGGATTTGGTCTCGGCTTAGCCCTCTGCCGCATCATTGTCGAAAAGATGGGAGGACATATTGAAGTCAAGTCTACCCTGGGCGAAGGTTCTGTCTTTACCTTTACCATGCCATTCACCGGCAATGTGGGAGGCATGTCTATCAGCAATCGTTCGGCAAACAACATGCGTACCTTGCGTGTTAGCAATCACCCTGACCAAAAAGCCATGAAGACCATTCTCGTGGCCGAAGACGAGGAAAGCAACTTTGAATTGGTACGCATTGTGCTTCAAAAGCGCTACAATTTGCTTCGAGCCCACAATGGTATCGAAGCAGTTACCATGTACGAGGAAGATAAGCCCGACTTGATTCTGATGGATATCCGCATGCCTGAGATGGACGGACTTGATGCTACACGTATTATCAAAGAGGTCAACCAAGATGTACCCATCATTGCCCTCAGTGCCTTTGCATTCCCTGAGAACATTCGCGAAGCCAAAGCTGCCGGTTGCAATGATTTCATGGCAAAGCCCTTCAAGGTCGAGGACCTCATTGAACTCATCAAGCATTACATTGGTTCATAA
- a CDS encoding glycosyltransferase family 2 protein has translation MVTLKIVFWCCVALVIYTYLGYGVLLYLILKVKHLFIHKELTPILPLNEELFPQVTLMICAYNEADIIEEKMRNIQQLNYPKSKLCVMWVTDGSNDNSNELLQTYSDITLVYSPERKGKAAAMQHGLRENKAEYVVFTDANTMLNADAIREIVRQFMKTNVSCVSGEKRVQARHKGQAAAEGEGIYWKYESTLKQWDSDLYSAMGAAGELFAVRMSHYREAPSNALLDDFMMSMLILKDGHRIAYTRDAYAMEYGSANIDEESKRKRRIAAGGLQSIWWLRGLMNPFKHPKVAFQFVSHRVLRWSITPIALVALVPLNIILMFTCWHWGYTLAAILQLLFYLAAFLGYTLERVGHRIILLYVPYYFLFMNLNVFKGISYLMTHHSSGTWEKARRA, from the coding sequence ATGGTTACTCTTAAGATAGTTTTTTGGTGTTGTGTGGCGCTTGTCATTTATACCTATCTAGGTTATGGGGTACTTCTCTATCTCATTCTTAAGGTCAAGCATCTGTTCATACACAAGGAGTTAACTCCTATCCTCCCCCTTAACGAGGAGCTTTTCCCACAAGTTACTTTGATGATTTGTGCCTATAATGAAGCTGACATCATTGAGGAGAAGATGAGGAACATACAGCAGCTAAACTATCCTAAGAGCAAACTATGTGTTATGTGGGTAACCGATGGAAGTAACGACAACTCCAACGAACTCCTTCAAACATATTCCGACATAACCCTTGTATATAGTCCAGAACGCAAGGGTAAGGCAGCAGCCATGCAACATGGTCTGCGTGAGAACAAAGCAGAATACGTGGTATTCACTGATGCTAACACGATGCTCAACGCCGATGCCATCCGCGAGATAGTGCGCCAATTCATGAAGACCAATGTCAGTTGTGTTTCTGGCGAGAAACGTGTTCAGGCACGCCACAAAGGACAAGCCGCTGCCGAGGGAGAAGGCATCTACTGGAAATATGAGAGTACCTTGAAACAGTGGGACAGCGATCTCTATTCCGCCATGGGTGCTGCCGGCGAGCTGTTTGCTGTGCGCATGAGTCACTATCGTGAAGCCCCCAGCAACGCCCTGCTTGATGATTTCATGATGTCTATGCTCATCCTCAAAGACGGACATCGCATTGCTTATACTAGAGACGCTTATGCGATGGAATACGGCTCGGCTAACATTGATGAAGAGTCGAAACGAAAACGCCGCATAGCTGCAGGTGGACTGCAGAGTATTTGGTGGCTTCGTGGTCTGATGAACCCATTTAAGCATCCCAAGGTTGCCTTCCAGTTCGTATCCCATCGTGTACTCCGTTGGAGCATTACCCCCATAGCTCTTGTTGCCCTTGTCCCCCTCAACATCATACTGATGTTCACTTGTTGGCATTGGGGCTATACCCTTGCAGCCATTCTTCAGTTACTGTTCTATTTGGCTGCCTTCCTCGGATATACTTTGGAGCGCGTCGGCCATAGGATAATATTGCTCTACGTGCCTTATTACTTCCTGTTCATGAATCTCAACGTATTCAAAGGAATAAGCTATCTGATGACTCATCATAGCAGTGGAACGTGGGAAAAAGCCCGTCGTGCATAA
- a CDS encoding family 43 glycosylhydrolase translates to MKKGTILSLSTATALCLSLVTSCATKMADYATEKLTTVGNPYLPLWEHIPDGEPYVFDDPDNPGKQRVYIYGSHDDLITEYCGRDQVVWSAPVEDLTQWRYDGVILVVDKNRDGEKFDSAGTADVLYAPDVTLVTDSTGKKTYYLFPNDQTGFRNGLIAKSDRPDGPFKVCNWNKENPNLVDGVLQFDPAVFVDDDGRVYGYWGFERSYAAEFDPTTMATVKPGTMIVEDMISGRNQEGRFKFFEASSIRKIKDKYVFIYSRFTEEGEFGLPTSNYTLAYAYSDHPLGPWTYGGTIIDGRGREKDEQGNVIASATPDGNTHGSICEINGKWWVFYHRQTGTDEYARQAMVAPIEVKVEEGVGGKVEISEGEYNSEGFATNGLNPLERHSAGIACWYTGPKPATHEWPNNTFYGSYVASGYGTESNFDAPYDLKNNTNDVVNNTDGSIVGYKYFNFSDVDYGTHLFGQDGKLLLNLTPQGIDGTIEIMVDRPWASQGMLLGKIELKADMKQEPTEMSVVLPDLSKLEYKRAIFFVFKSNIKDRSLCTLHDFVFTKD, encoded by the coding sequence ATGAAAAAAGGAACAATTCTTTCTTTGTCTACAGCAACGGCATTGTGTCTGTCGCTGGTGACATCGTGTGCAACGAAAATGGCTGACTATGCCACAGAAAAGTTGACCACAGTGGGCAATCCTTATTTGCCCCTGTGGGAGCATATTCCCGATGGCGAGCCCTATGTGTTTGATGACCCTGATAACCCAGGTAAACAGCGCGTATATATATATGGTTCGCACGACGATTTGATTACAGAATATTGCGGTCGTGACCAGGTAGTATGGTCGGCCCCTGTGGAAGATTTGACGCAGTGGCGCTATGATGGTGTGATTCTTGTAGTTGACAAGAATCGCGACGGTGAGAAGTTTGATAGTGCAGGAACGGCCGATGTCCTTTATGCCCCCGATGTGACGTTGGTCACCGATTCGACCGGCAAGAAGACCTATTACCTCTTTCCAAACGATCAGACGGGTTTTCGTAACGGACTTATTGCCAAGAGTGACAGACCAGACGGACCTTTCAAGGTGTGTAACTGGAACAAGGAGAATCCTAATCTGGTGGATGGTGTACTGCAGTTTGATCCTGCTGTGTTTGTAGACGACGATGGCCGTGTGTATGGCTATTGGGGTTTCGAACGCAGTTATGCTGCCGAGTTTGATCCTACGACAATGGCCACTGTTAAGCCTGGCACCATGATAGTGGAGGATATGATCAGTGGTCGCAACCAGGAGGGACGCTTTAAGTTCTTTGAGGCTTCAAGCATCCGCAAAATAAAGGATAAGTATGTGTTTATCTACAGTCGCTTTACGGAGGAAGGTGAGTTCGGACTGCCCACTTCTAATTACACGCTGGCCTATGCTTATAGTGATCACCCCTTAGGACCTTGGACTTATGGCGGCACCATTATCGACGGCCGCGGTCGTGAGAAGGACGAACAAGGTAACGTAATTGCATCGGCCACGCCTGATGGCAACACCCACGGCTCTATCTGCGAAATCAATGGAAAGTGGTGGGTGTTCTATCATCGTCAGACAGGTACGGATGAGTATGCACGTCAGGCCATGGTAGCACCTATCGAGGTGAAGGTTGAAGAGGGTGTCGGTGGTAAGGTGGAAATTAGCGAGGGTGAGTATAACTCAGAAGGATTTGCCACTAATGGATTGAATCCGCTAGAGCGTCACTCGGCTGGCATTGCTTGCTGGTATACGGGCCCGAAGCCTGCCACCCACGAATGGCCTAACAATACGTTCTATGGCTCGTATGTGGCTTCGGGCTATGGCACAGAGAGCAATTTCGACGCACCCTATGACCTGAAAAATAACACCAACGATGTGGTGAACAATACAGACGGCTCGATTGTTGGTTATAAATACTTCAACTTCAGCGATGTTGATTATGGTACTCATCTGTTTGGCCAGGACGGAAAACTTCTGCTGAACCTGACACCACAGGGCATCGATGGCACCATAGAGATCATGGTCGATAGACCTTGGGCATCGCAGGGTATGCTCTTGGGCAAGATTGAGTTGAAGGCCGACATGAAGCAGGAGCCGACGGAAATGAGTGTGGTGCTGCCTGATTTGTCTAAATTGGAGTATAAGCGTGCCATCTTCTTCGTTTTTAAGTCGAACATCAAGGATAGGTCGTTGTGTACACTTCATGATTTCGTGTTCACAAAAGACTGA
- the fabD gene encoding ACP S-malonyltransferase has product MKAFVFPGQGAQFVGMGKDLYDNNATAKELFEKANEILGYRITDIMFAGTDDDLKQTKVTQPAVFLHSVISAICMGDAFQPAMTAGHSLGEFSALVAAGALSFEDGLKLVYARAMAMQKACEAAPSTMAAIIGLPDEKVEEVCAGINREGNIVVCANYNNPGQLVISGNVDAINEACEQLKAAGAKRALPLKVGGAFHSPLMQPAKDELQAAIEKTEFQTPKCPVYQNVDGKPHTEPAEIKKNLIAQLTSSVRWTQCVQNMIADGADDFTECGPGKALQGMIAKINKEVSAHGIE; this is encoded by the coding sequence ATGAAAGCATTCGTATTCCCAGGACAGGGAGCACAGTTCGTAGGAATGGGTAAGGACCTCTACGACAACAACGCAACAGCTAAAGAACTTTTTGAGAAAGCAAACGAGATTCTCGGTTACAGAATCACAGATATTATGTTCGCCGGTACTGACGACGACTTGAAGCAGACTAAGGTTACTCAGCCTGCCGTATTCCTTCACAGTGTTATCTCTGCAATCTGCATGGGTGATGCTTTCCAGCCCGCTATGACCGCAGGTCACTCTCTTGGAGAGTTCTCTGCTCTTGTGGCTGCTGGTGCTCTCAGTTTTGAGGATGGCCTGAAATTGGTTTACGCACGTGCCATGGCTATGCAGAAGGCATGTGAGGCTGCACCTTCAACGATGGCCGCTATCATCGGTTTGCCTGATGAGAAGGTTGAGGAGGTGTGTGCAGGCATCAATCGTGAGGGTAATATTGTGGTTTGCGCAAACTACAACAACCCAGGCCAGTTGGTTATTTCTGGCAATGTGGATGCCATTAACGAGGCTTGTGAACAGTTGAAGGCAGCAGGTGCAAAGCGTGCTCTTCCCCTGAAGGTGGGCGGCGCTTTCCATAGTCCTTTGATGCAGCCCGCTAAGGATGAACTTCAGGCTGCTATCGAGAAGACAGAGTTCCAGACTCCTAAGTGCCCCGTTTATCAGAACGTGGATGGCAAGCCTCATACCGAACCTGCTGAGATTAAGAAGAACCTCATTGCTCAGCTCACCTCTTCTGTACGTTGGACGCAGTGTGTTCAGAACATGATTGCTGATGGTGCCGACGACTTCACAGAGTGTGGCCCTGGTAAGGCACTTCAGGGCATGATTGCCAAGATTAACAAGGAAGTAAGTGCTCATGGCATTGAATAA